A single genomic interval of Syntrophobotulus glycolicus DSM 8271 harbors:
- a CDS encoding response regulator, translated as MYRVLIVDDDRTVRYMLKRFKQWNNYGFVIDAEACDGKEALKILAGGRFDLVITDIRMPGMDGIEFLHQLKIHAMDICLILLSTYNDFEYAQQGIRFGVFDYMTKPLDDSVLGETLLRAKGHLEEKRLRRRQLAEEQKLIEESLKLYYPLRQERKLLDLLLTGSDAAVAEAENIFSELVLAVGEDLFKADRVFEKLRANIGEEIYQAFPWLKEIENKTFEVTAGQLKSVPEIRLMFLEYIQKMLAVIKKYELYHTDSIINKTCRYVMQHPEAEISLEDIAGEVHVSKSYVGKLFKQKTGCNFTDYVTKVKMERAKMLLRTGEYKNYEISERLGYSSPDYFCRLFKQYSGYTPLEFKKQG; from the coding sequence ATGTACAGGGTATTGATTGTCGATGATGATCGCACAGTAAGATATATGCTGAAGCGTTTTAAACAGTGGAATAACTATGGCTTCGTGATCGACGCCGAGGCCTGTGACGGCAAGGAAGCGCTGAAGATCCTCGCGGGCGGCCGGTTTGATCTTGTCATTACAGATATTCGCATGCCCGGGATGGATGGCATTGAGTTTTTACACCAGCTGAAGATCCACGCTATGGATATTTGTTTGATCCTGCTCAGCACGTATAACGATTTTGAATATGCGCAGCAAGGCATCCGGTTTGGTGTCTTTGATTACATGACGAAGCCCCTGGATGATAGTGTTCTCGGTGAAACACTGCTGAGGGCAAAAGGTCATTTGGAGGAAAAGCGGCTGCGCCGGCGTCAACTCGCGGAAGAGCAAAAGCTGATTGAGGAAAGTCTTAAGCTCTACTACCCGCTGCGCCAGGAGAGAAAATTGCTGGATTTGCTGTTGACAGGCAGCGACGCGGCTGTCGCTGAAGCGGAAAATATATTTTCCGAACTGGTGCTGGCGGTAGGTGAAGATTTATTTAAAGCCGACAGAGTATTTGAAAAGCTGCGGGCAAATATCGGTGAAGAAATTTATCAAGCTTTCCCCTGGCTGAAGGAAATAGAAAACAAGACCTTTGAGGTGACTGCCGGACAGTTGAAATCGGTGCCGGAGATTAGACTGATGTTTTTGGAATATATTCAGAAAATGCTGGCCGTAATCAAAAAATACGAACTGTATCATACCGACAGCATTATCAACAAGACCTGCCGGTATGTTATGCAGCATCCGGAAGCGGAGATCTCGCTGGAAGACATCGCAGGGGAGGTCCATGTCAGCAAAAGCTACGTGGGCAAACTGTTTAAGCAAAAAACCGGCTGCAATTTTACCGATTATGTGACGAAGGTAAAAATGGAACGGGCTAAAATGCTTTTACGGACCGGAGAGTATAAGAACTATGAAATAAGTGAACGGCTTGGGTATAGCAGTCCGGATTATTTTTGCCGGTTATTCAAGCAATATAGCGGGTATACGCCGCTTGAATTTAAAAAACAAGGATGA
- a CDS encoding hybrid sensor histidine kinase/response regulator yields the protein MAGKFVIKHSTISALMLGIFFLIAILLGSSILYMNSSIHDERVAEQRRTEFKQLGINLATASDYLTDEARKYAVTKDVDHMNKYWEEINTTKTRDEVIARLGELNSPSEEMTLLAEAKRNSDALVETERHSMRLVLEADDVPEANMPIEVAAFHLNAGDQQLNPTEKLAKARNIMFDAKYAEDKESIMGPIASFQSIMNNRLEAELAVARQATTKAAILQTVLAVIIICAVAGLIRILFRQVTSPINQYTERLKVFSFRDEKFSLVPDGSLELRMLAQTFNALSNSFQEELVKRKKAEETMKAAKEEAETANKAKSEFLAQMSHEIRTPLHTIIGYQYLLENTFLEEKQTEYVRNLGLASKNLLEIINEILDFSKLEAKKMVLEAVDFDLYLLIEDLCSMLEVEIRRKKLQFNFTIKPDVPRYLKGDTTRLKQVILNLLSNGIKFTHEGSLQLFVELKEQKNRTVMLCFHVADTGIGIPQRQIEQLFEVFTQGDTSTSRKYGGSGLGLAISKKIVRLMGGDIFLKSVVGEGSTFSFTAMFELGERLPAGHKEKKTTGLWQIFCSKKLLLVEDNAVNLEMTKEILLRLGFTVEGAESGFEALKMVGENQYDAILMDIRMPEMDGYETARRVRMLDDGENIPIIALSADALEGVVAKAKQAGMNNYLTKPLDPAKMINVLRQIFNAGDQTALTEDVIEGSKQQADIDLQSGLRRIGGKRDVYRSILVQFIANHRGDGERLKEFIGARHLQEARQLAHTVKGVAANIGANSLKQAAQAVGKALRDSNWSELDHEAAVLVAALSESCAAAEQFVETLTANDAEKTETVNLGEILGRLLKLSEDGDAEAKRFFERYRHCFAKGLTDREYHRLHEKIFQYSLDEAAVELQDLIKIYGNQS from the coding sequence GACGAGCGAGTTGCCGAGCAGCGCCGAACGGAGTTTAAGCAATTAGGAATTAATCTTGCAACAGCTTCGGACTATTTAACAGATGAAGCGAGAAAGTACGCTGTGACTAAAGATGTTGATCATATGAACAAATACTGGGAGGAAATCAATACGACGAAAACACGGGATGAGGTGATCGCCCGGCTCGGCGAGCTGAATTCGCCAAGTGAGGAAATGACGCTTTTAGCAGAGGCGAAAAGAAATTCCGACGCACTTGTGGAAACCGAGCGGCATTCCATGAGGCTGGTTTTAGAAGCGGATGATGTTCCTGAAGCGAATATGCCGATAGAAGTGGCGGCATTTCATTTGAATGCCGGTGATCAGCAATTAAATCCGACAGAGAAATTAGCCAAAGCCCGCAATATTATGTTTGATGCAAAATATGCCGAGGATAAGGAGAGTATCATGGGACCGATTGCCAGTTTCCAATCCATTATGAATAATCGCCTGGAAGCGGAATTGGCCGTTGCCCGTCAGGCGACGACGAAAGCGGCAATCTTGCAGACAGTATTAGCGGTGATTATCATTTGCGCGGTTGCCGGACTCATTAGAATTCTTTTTCGGCAGGTTACCTCACCCATCAATCAGTATACAGAACGATTAAAGGTATTCTCTTTCCGCGATGAAAAATTCAGTTTAGTCCCTGACGGGTCCCTGGAATTGCGTATGCTTGCGCAGACCTTCAACGCTTTGTCCAATTCATTTCAAGAAGAGCTGGTGAAGAGGAAAAAGGCGGAAGAGACCATGAAAGCAGCTAAAGAAGAAGCGGAAACGGCAAATAAAGCAAAAAGTGAATTTTTGGCTCAGATGAGTCACGAAATCAGAACACCTTTACATACGATTATCGGTTATCAATATCTACTGGAAAACACATTTTTGGAAGAGAAGCAAACCGAATATGTCCGGAATTTAGGACTGGCATCAAAAAACTTATTGGAGATTATTAATGAAATTCTTGATTTTTCCAAGCTGGAAGCCAAAAAAATGGTGCTTGAAGCCGTTGACTTTGATTTGTATCTTTTAATCGAGGATCTCTGCAGTATGCTGGAGGTTGAAATCAGACGTAAAAAGCTGCAGTTTAATTTTACGATTAAGCCTGATGTGCCGCGTTATTTAAAGGGCGATACGACAAGACTGAAACAAGTTATTTTGAATCTTCTTTCCAATGGGATTAAATTTACGCATGAGGGTAGCCTGCAGCTTTTTGTAGAATTGAAGGAACAGAAAAACCGAACCGTTATGCTTTGTTTCCATGTAGCGGACACAGGGATCGGCATACCACAAAGACAAATAGAGCAGCTCTTTGAAGTCTTTACCCAAGGCGATACATCGACATCCCGCAAATATGGAGGAAGTGGGCTGGGGCTGGCGATCAGCAAAAAAATTGTCCGTCTTATGGGCGGGGATATATTTTTAAAAAGCGTAGTAGGGGAAGGCTCAACCTTTAGTTTTACCGCAATGTTCGAACTGGGCGAGCGGTTGCCGGCAGGGCATAAGGAAAAGAAAACGACCGGACTTTGGCAAATTTTTTGCAGCAAAAAATTATTACTGGTCGAAGATAATGCCGTCAATCTGGAAATGACAAAGGAAATTTTGCTGAGGCTGGGCTTTACTGTCGAGGGGGCTGAAAGCGGTTTTGAAGCCTTAAAGATGGTCGGTGAAAATCAGTATGACGCCATACTCATGGATATTCGCATGCCGGAGATGGATGGCTATGAAACGGCCCGCAGGGTAAGAATGCTGGATGACGGGGAAAATATCCCGATTATCGCACTGTCGGCTGATGCGCTTGAAGGAGTAGTGGCTAAAGCGAAACAGGCCGGGATGAATAATTACCTGACAAAGCCGTTAGATCCGGCAAAGATGATTAATGTTTTGCGGCAGATCTTTAATGCAGGAGATCAAACGGCGTTAACAGAGGATGTGATTGAGGGCTCTAAACAACAGGCGGATATTGATTTGCAAAGCGGGCTTAGGCGTATTGGCGGCAAGCGGGACGTCTACCGCAGTATTCTCGTCCAGTTTATTGCCAATCATCGCGGCGATGGCGAGCGATTAAAAGAGTTTATTGGGGCCCGCCATCTTCAAGAAGCACGGCAATTGGCGCATACAGTCAAGGGAGTTGCCGCTAATATTGGGGCGAACTCTCTAAAGCAAGCGGCACAGGCAGTGGGAAAAGCCTTGCGGGATTCAAATTGGTCAGAGTTAGATCATGAAGCGGCGGTTCTGGTTGCCGCGCTTTCGGAAAGCTGCGCCGCCGCAGAGCAGTTCGTTGAAACATTAACGGCAAATGATGCGGAGAAAACGGAAACCGTCAATTTAGGTGAGATTTTAGGACGATTGTTGAAGTTGTCGGAGGATGGGGATGCCGAAGCAAAACGATTTTTTGAGCGCTACCGGCATTGTTTTGCCAAAGGCTTGACAGATAGGGAATATCACCGGTTGCATGAAAAAATTTTCCAGTACAGTCTTGATGAAGCGGCTGTGGAATTGCAGGACCTTATCAAAATCTACGGTAATCAGAGCTGA